The stretch of DNA GCGCGCAACTAGCATGGATGAACGCCAAAtgtgtctgcgcgcgcaCATATCCACACAGGCAAAGTTAGTTAACACTGCGTCTTTGTTTCAAGAATGCCGATGCATCTCCGTGTTGGAGTTGATATGTGAGTCCTCTCTCTAACCTTAAacatatacgtatgtgtGTATCTTTATTTATATATGAAGATGTCGAGGAATTTTGTGGGATATGTGCAGGGTGTAGCGGCCAGCAGACAGCGCACGCTCCGAAGGTGCTGCCGGTGGCAGCGTTCCCGTATGAACGCAGCCGAGTCGGGGCTTGCCTGCGGAAACGAATCAGCAAAGCCTCTGTTTTCTCGTGCCGCGGTGGCTGTGTCACACATCAAAGCAAGCGGCAGATGCCCTTTTGGGAGACTGTCTCGTGTGTTTTTGGCTGCTTCTAGAGCTGCGTGAGTGGTGTTGGCTCTTTCTCTTTGGATCTGCGTGCAGAGCTGATGACTCTCGCCTGTGCGGCTGAGGCCGCTGAATATGCTGCCAGGGATTTGCAGGGCGCTTCGCCCCTTGGCGCTGATGTCAGCAACCTCCCGGATCCCACGAGTTCGTCCGCATTTGCAGGAGACAATGACAGGCCGCGGCGTGTTCTATGCGTTCGCCACATccttgcggctgcagctcaGATTCCTGCGCTGGACTGAACCGACCAGGAGCTCGTGCGCATGTCTGCGCGGGCCTCGGGATGGCGACAGTCAAACTCGGAGCAAGATCGGTGCTGTTTAGTTTCCTGAACATGTAAAGTTGTGGTGGCGTTGATCGCTCTTCTGTGCATGTCTCCGGTCAGCGGACCCGTGCCACGCGCGCGAATGGTCTCgctaaccctaaaccctttTTGCTTCCTTCATTGTAGCATGCGTGGCCTTGTAGGACTGCAGAATCGTACCTGAATTGTATGGCTCAGTGAATGGGTGCACATGCTGCAAAGAGAGTCCCTTTCTCTTTCGCCCTTGAGGATTCACGGAGTTTCGGTTTTTCGTGTTTGTTCCTCGAAGCTGGCCTTTCACTAGTCTAGGCAAAAGTGACCCAGCACATTCCCGCAAGGCGCACGTTGCGAAGACCCGCGATTGTTTGCGGACGGATGGTAAAATAGTGTAAATAGCATCGAAGTTACTAAAAAAGAACCTGTCTCGAGGACAGCGTATGCGCCGTTCCGAAATGCTCAAGAGAGAGCTTGGCTAAGTTTTGAGTTCAGTGTCCCGGTTAAATCTGAATCAGCAGCGATACGGCGCCGCCGGTTTCATTTGCGCACGAAGCCTTCGCCAAACGCTACGAGGGGGGTTGACGGTGCAACCGAAAGCCTGTGTCAAACTCCTCTACAACGGTAGATACTCGTAGCAACTTGCCCATTCTGCAGTTATATCCTTGCAATTGCGGCGGCCAACAAAAATAAAGGGTCAGGAAGGACTTATTTCCTCCGAGGCGTGCTTTCGTGTTTGGAGGTAGGCAACTCTTGCGGAGCTTGCCAGCGCCTTGCGATCGCCTGCCCGCCACGCCAACTACAAGGCATCGATGGAAAGAGAGGGCCTCTCGGCGATGCTTCACCTCTCATATTTAGTTAGTCACTCTGCCTGTTCCCACCTCAGCCGCGTGTCTGAAGGTGAGAGAGTATGTGTCTGTTCAGCATTTCGTTGGCACACAGCAAAGGTGGCAAGTTGAACGTTCCTCCATTCTCGGAGAAGGTACACCGAAAACAAGGTCGCGCCAGAGGGGATCGTTTGCCGTGTTAGCATCACCATTTTCTCAAAGCCGTGTCATGTTCGGAGTTAAAAGCTACCCCCCTCCTCGAGAGACGTGCCATCTCGTACCGTTGAGAATCGGTGAATCGGGCGCATTCACTCGCCTCCCGCAACTTAACTAAGTTTTCACAGCCTTCCCCTCAGCCGCCTCGACAATTTGTGAACAACCGAGGCAATGAAGGGAAGTACGGTGCAGTCCCACGACAGAATGCGATGCACGATATTCTCCGTATCACTTGCTGTCTTGTGTGAGAATGCTTGTCTTCACGCCGGACGACTATTTCCTATTACAAGCCGCATGTCTACTACAGCACATGCCACGTGACGTCGCCTCGAGGCGGGGCTGTGGCGGATGCGATGCGTTGGACCATATCGCCCATTGCTGACGATCGGTTGTCGTGAGCATGTCTTGGTAGCCCTCCGAGACACCATCGAGCTTTCTTACTTTTCGTTGAAATAGAGGAAATTTCGTCCTCTGGCCTCCTGTGTTGATCAAGGCATAAGACAGATACAACTGAGACTCTTGGTTTGTGACACCCCTCGCCAGCAGGGCCACTTTCCACTACTCCAGTGCACACCTAGTCCCCCGAGACACGCGTCGTATTCACGCTTTTCCCGTCTTCAGAAAAAGCTCGATTGTTTACtggctttcttctcttttaAAATTTGCCCGTGTCTTGTGTTTCTTCTGATAtttttccgcgtcttctgtctTTTGCCAGGACTCAGCAAGGTGTACGGATAGAACACGGACAGCGGCGACGTTTGTGTGTCTACGCAACGTGTCTCCGTCATCCGAGGCATCATGTCACTCTCTTACCGGTTGCTCCTTCTGGTCGTCTTtggcgagcagctgctcTTGCCAGTTTTCTGCTTCAAGGTGCAGACGGGGGCAAGCGTGTCTGCAATTTCTGCCGCTCCATGTTTCGCTTCTGGAAGCTGTAAGCCCGGCTCCAAGTCCGCGGTGGCCTCCTCCCACCTGTCGGCGCCTGTCCGGCCTGGTCTACGCCATGcagcttcttccttctcagTCGCGCTGCCTGGCGCTTCGATGACGGAGACCGGAATGCACAGCGAAGTTGTCCCACAAACTGCTAGTTCGAttgctgcttcgcctgctgccgGTGCAACAtccgaagacgaggaggtgAGCAGAGGTGTGAAGACCGCTTGGGTCTGTGACTCGAAACAGCCGCGCCTATGGAGAGCAGTTGTAGGTAGGCCGTGAATTCCCTTTTTAGTTTTTTCTAGGCATCGTAATACGCAGTGGGTGGCTGGCCTCATGGAAATAATGCAGGGTGGTGCCCGCCTCTCCGGGTACATGGTCGGTTTTTGAATAACTAGAACGACCGACCAAGGTACCGAATGCCTTTCCTGCTTCACTGTAACCCCGCAGCCAATTTTCGATTCCAGGTAGAGTGCCTGACTGCTTGATAAACATGATctaagggatgtaaaggtgctcagggtctaaccgtgGGGACATCTGGATCTccatattcaaagataattctattttTAGgagttttagataaacgacatgcaTGTCCAATACTGCGGCCCTGGAATTTATCGTTGTGCTGAGGTTGTCTTGCGCTCTACTCAGGCGGTGAGTACATCCGCCAACGCCGTCGTTACTCGCAAAGATCTTGTCGCATCCGTCGCAGCAGAGCTGCAGGTGCCTCAGAAGGACGTGGAGCGAACCGTTAACACTCTGCTGCGGCATATCTCAAATAGTCTCGAGCAGGGCAATAAAGTTGCAATCTCCAAGTTCGGAACTTTCGGTCTTCGGAGGCGCGGTGAACGCACGGCCAGAAATCCTCGTACAGGGGAGCCTCTGAATGTGCCTGCATCGACGTTCCCGACGTTCAGTTTCTCCAAGGTTCTCAAAGAGAAAGTTCGTGAGGTGATGCCTGTTCACCAAGAAGAAAGTGATGAAGAGCCTatcgaagagaagaaaaagggccTCTTCTCGTGGTCTTGATTGCAACAACCGAaagcgcgacgccgacgagtcGATCGGCGAGCAAAAAATGCAGATCCAGGGCTCTTGGTTCATCACGTCATCTGCAAAGATCTGACGTTTATGGCATACGGCTGACCTAGCGACAGGCACATGACTGTTTGGGGAGAAAACGAAGCTCCGCGCTCTGCATCCCCCTTGAGAGAGAGCCAGGTTAGACGCAGCGGGCTGGCAAACGCGTAGTATTTCAACTTGAGATCGCGTCCGGCGCTCTGCTGTCTGTGAGAAGAGAGCGCGCTAAGGTAGCCATTGTGTGATGTCTGTTGGGATAGGCGTCTGGAGTCAACGTCACTCGATCCAAATACCCTTATAAAAGCTTTTGGGCATCGAATTACCAATCGGGCACACCAGTACACATCAGAAACTTCCGCGTCATGTTTAAGTAGTGGCGACACGGGGACACTTTGCTGAAATACCGGACACACGCGGGAACTGTCTGCCACGATAGCGCAGCTCGACACAGTCCGTATTTAGATGGAGGGCACACGTGTCAAGCTTTAGAATGTCAGCTTAAACGCATCGAATTACGCCAAGCACTTTGTCGCGTTTGTTATTGAGCGGTTGGAATCCCTCGGTACTTAGTGGACTCGAGGACGATAAATAGCTCATACTCAGCTGAAAAACCGCAGCAGTCCATTCCCCACGTATCACCGGTTACTCAGAGGCGCTGACAGCGATTCGCTACCACCGAACTCGGAACCCTACTTGTGGGGGGTTTATTTGCTGCGACACTCCAATTTATTGCCGCCTTCAAGACTGAAGAGACGGCAGCTGAAGGGGGCATTTGTGTTGCTGCGTCTGAGGTGAGCGTAGATACTCCTGTCAGTTCGTTTGTCGCCAGAAGTggttgcatgcgccgctgTCCCCATTTCGGGGCGAAGATACaaggccgcctccgcgtcggcctACTCACGCCAACTCATTAAGCTGGAAGGCACCTAGACTCTATTGAGAAGCACTGCGCTTCCTGTAAGGGTAGGCGAGGCGGGACACCGAACAGGAAAAGTCTTTTGAAGCAGGGCACGGGTCGAGCGGTGGAAATCCCGGTACCAAGTTTTTAGATGCACTTTGGCGACAGCGTCAGGAGTCGACTCCGCCTTTCGCGAAGCCGATTGATGCGGCCGTGCGAGGGGCTGCTCAGGCCCACGAGCCCGTTGGACAAAAGAAGCAGCTTTCGGTGTTTAGACTCCCGTTACGTGGCGTTTCGACCCCTAACACAGTAGGCGTGCCAGCCTGTTTCAGGCGATCACTGAGGCTGACCCCATCCCCTACAGAGCCTGGAGACTCTTTTCATACAACGTATCCACCACCTGCGCCATGTTTTTGATggtcgcgagcgcgtcgaCGTGCATTTGCGGGAGTTCCTGTTCTTCAAACAGCAGCAAGACGCCGATGCCCTGGTCGAGGGTCCCGTGCAGCTTGCCATCCAGAATCATCTCGCTGAGTTTTTCCTCGACCTTGGCAAGCGGCAGGCCAATCAGCTTAGCCACATGCGCCATCTCGACTCTGGAGaaaggctgcagcagcttgagCAGATTCTTTTCTAGCAAGTTCTCGTAGAGCTCGTCGATATGGTGCATCAGCACGTCGTCTCCCTTCAGCTCCTTCGAAAACTCTTCAAGCACCTCCTCAAACTTCTTCAGCGAACGCTGCTTGTGGCACAGCGCCAGCTGCCGCATGGCTTCCAAGTCGCGGCGCGTCCcagacgccggaggcgccgcggcggcagcagccagcgCTGCCGAtccagccgctgcagcgcccccTCCCAACTGGcccccggccgccgccgcggcctccgcagccgcgtccgcgaccgcgcccaTCTGCTGCTGTTTGCACGTCGTCGACGTGTCCATCGAGTAATACCTCAAGCCTTGCTTCCCCGTGAGCAGCGCGCTGACCTCGTCGTCTTTGCCTTGCAAAATCTTCGACAGAAGCATATACTTCAGAGCCTGAAGCGCTCGCGAAGGGCCTGAACGGCCACATGCACATGGGTCACATGCTCCACAGAGCGTGAGCCAGGAACACACGCCTGCATGCTCTAGGCCGCCCACTACAGTCTGTGAATCCAGATGCAACCGACAGCAGTTGCAAAGACGCGTAGTGCAGCAAAATTCCATTCTCTCCTTAGACAAGCAGACgaacacacacatacacaggCCGATGAGCTGGTCTCGTAGAAGCCTGTCCACCGCAGCCCAGCCTTCAGCACAAAAGCTGTAAACATAGCCTGCACCTGCGCTGAGACTCGGCGCGTCACAGCTCCTCCCCCAGCGAACTCCACGCGCCTGAgcaccggcgcgcggcgccctgaCCGCATCCGCCAGGATAACGGATTCACCGAGACGCTCCATCACGACACATCGATTTAACTGCCACTGTGGCTCTCTCCAGTAGAAGCTCTCAGCAGAGGACGGGTTTCGAGGTCCGCGTGACTGACCAGCAGGCGTTGTGTTGCATTTcactgcagccgcagccgctgccccCGTCGTGGAAGCCCGGTGAGAGTGGTGCGCCGCGTCCTGAGCGCTGAAGGCGTCAAAGGCTTCAAAGAAGTACGAAAAGGCTGTTTTGTAGTCTCGGTCTTGAGCAGCGAGAATGCCGGCCTacatgcagagagagagcgtgCCCCGCCAAACTTGCACAGATGGCGAAATAGGGACAAACAGCCACGGGAGGGTTCGCGGGTCCTGACGATGCGTTGCTAGCCATAAAGCAGTATCCGTATCTCCGTTCATGTGCGCGTCAGTGCACCTGTACCAGATGGAGAGCAAAGCTTGGTGCTGTAAACTCCCAAAAGGGCGCACATTTACCTGCAAGTCAATGTCTGCCTGGAGCAAGGGTGGGCAGTGAATCGCATTCGCGTTCGTTCTGGAGGCTGTCAGGGCTGCCCGCGCCTTTGGGTAGTTTTTGACTTTGAAGTGAAGCTTGGACTCAATCAAGTGGATCTCCACCAGCAACAGTTTGTCGTCCAACTTCTTCACCTCTTGGAGCAACTGCTGAATGATTGGCTGAGCCTGCTGGAGCATGCCcagctgtacatacacttGCGCCAAGCGCACTTCGACTCTGTGTCGCAGGAAAGTCCGTTTCTCTCCCTGGCACCAGGGAATGACTTCTTTGCACAGCTCGACCAGTGCGTGTTCTGCGCCGGGGAGGTCTGCGACCGCATCGACCAAGATTCTCACCAGCTTCGCAGTTCGCGCTTTAGCAAGGAGAGCGAAAAACGGCAGCGACgaacgcagcagctgctgaagaGACTCACACGCTCCCTGCTGAGCGTACAGAGATGCGAGTAGCGTGATACCCTGTTCCTGCAGCCgcatcgcctcctccacgggCGGAAAAGGCAGTTGCCGTTTCTCTGTATCCGGCGCCTTCACTGCCACCTGATATGCCAACCGGTTCGCCTCCTCAATGATAGCGATGGCCCTAGGTGTGTCTACACCCACCAAATCTTGCCCCTCTTTcagcagggcggcgacgcagttCGCAGCTGATTCAGGTCCCGCGCTCGTCCCGCCGTTCTCTGTCGCCGGAGCCGGCGACCCGGCCGGGGAAGCCTGCGGTTGGCCCTGAACTGACGGTGGCATGGTGAAGGATACAATATAAAACACAAGCAAGTCGGTATTTAAGAGACAATCGGTCGCCCCAACGGTCCCGGAAAGGAGGCTGCGCCCTTGGCGGTGAAAACACAGGTGTTGGATGACCGTATCTGGCACACTCAGACACAGCATGCACCTCTCAAGTCTCCATCCTTCAGTTCAGACTGTTTTCTACAGCTTAGCGAAAACGTGTGGCGGCAAAGCCTGTGAAAGGTAAAATGAGAGACACAACGTCCAGCTGGTGTCGATCACAGGGGCGTCGTCGAAAGGAGCAACGCCCGAAAACAAtgcaggaagaagacagacaaTAGGCATGGGCTGGTAGTCTACGATCAGCTTCCTCCACGAAATACTGAGAACTGTGTCCCCGGAGAAAACAGAGCAGAAATACACCTCGCCGATGCCTccggaagaaggagagaaaaaagcgtTTTCGCCGAGACATGCAACGACCTGCGCTGGGATAACAGCCACGGGGGTGGTAATCACAACCTCCACGAAATTCAGGTTTTGCTGTTGAAAGGTAGACATCAG from Besnoitia besnoiti strain Bb-Ger1 chromosome V, whole genome shotgun sequence encodes:
- a CDS encoding PCI domain-containing protein (encoded by transcript BESB_058980); this encodes MPPSVQGQPQASPAGSPAPATENGGTSAGPESAANCVAALLKEGQDLVGVDTPRAIAIIEEANRLAYQVAVKAPDTEKRQLPFPPVEEAMRLQEQGITLLASLYAQQGACESLQQLLRSSLPFFALLAKARTAKLVRILVDAVADLPGAEHALVELCKEVIPWCQGEKRTFLRHRVEVRLAQVYVQLGMLQQAQPIIQQLLQEVKKLDDKLLLVEIHLIESKLHFKVKNYPKARAALTASRTNANAIHCPPLLQADIDLQAGILAAQDRDYKTAFSYFFEAFDAFSAQDAAHHSHRASTTGAAAAAAVKCNTTPAGPSRALQALKYMLLSKILQGKDDEVSALLTGKQGLRYYSMDTSTTCKQQQMGAVADAAAEAAAAAGGQLGGGAAAAGSAALAAAAAAPPASGTRRDLEAMRQLALCHKQRSLKKFEEVLEEFSKELKGDDVLMHHIDELYENLLEKNLLKLLQPFSRVEMAHVAKLIGLPLAKVEEKLSEMILDGKLHGTLDQGIGVLLLFEEQELPQMHVDALATIKNMAQVVDTLYEKSLQAL
- a CDS encoding histone family DNA-binding protein (encoded by transcript BESB_058970); the encoded protein is MSLSYRLLLLVVFGEQLLLPVFCFKVQTGASVSAISAAPCFASGSCKPGSKSAVASSHLSAPVRPGLRHAASSFSVALPGASMTETGMHSEVVPQTASSIAASPAAGATSEDEEAVSTSANAVVTRKDLVASVAAELQVPQKDVERTVNTLLRHISNSLEQGNKVAISKFGTFGLRRRGERTARNPRTGEPLNVPASTFPTFSFSKVLKEKVREVMPVHQEESDEEPIEEKKKGLFSWS